A single region of the Plantactinospora soyae genome encodes:
- a CDS encoding PrsW family intramembrane metalloprotease, whose protein sequence is MWSGQPGRGDYADHMADTPPGAAAPQSPAPNPPWSPPTTSPAPQPPPDLPAVKVAGSRQGLSVQRLSVMIGAILLIAVCAVLMLLELGEPAGVTPLVIGLAAAVLPVPVLVACFLWLDRYEPEPIKYLLFCFGWGAAVSTYSALKVNTFAADVGLPVPLVGVLVAPFIEELTKALGPLLLLLYRRRQWSGITDGIVYCGLSAVGFAMVENILYLGLHGYADGADQYGPATGAQNVFGIFIVRILITGFAHPLFTSMTGVGLGIAARTADMRIRILTPFAGLLLAMILHGTWNLTATLVQETGEELILLYGYIGLMVPIFLGMVGLAIWLRSWEGRLTERRLPDYVRAGWLTPPELAALTNIGRRHAARRWARRVAGDEGFKAMRRFQFAATRLALLRDGLTRGLDAKPVQLARALAEERELLGAIHDARQAFVGRDPQAPVGVWDGSHYHLTFPDGSLRILEPPHEPVVPIPVVLGPARPPVPAGVGYGPPGPYGGPPTFGAPPGASWPGPQQHR, encoded by the coding sequence ATGTGGTCGGGCCAGCCTGGCCGGGGTGACTACGCTGACCACATGGCCGACACCCCGCCCGGTGCGGCGGCGCCCCAGTCGCCGGCACCGAATCCACCGTGGTCGCCGCCCACGACGTCCCCGGCGCCCCAGCCGCCGCCCGACCTTCCGGCGGTCAAGGTCGCCGGGTCACGGCAGGGGTTGAGCGTGCAGCGCCTGTCGGTGATGATCGGCGCGATCCTGCTGATCGCCGTCTGCGCGGTGCTGATGCTGCTCGAACTCGGTGAGCCGGCCGGCGTCACGCCGCTGGTGATCGGGCTGGCCGCGGCGGTCCTGCCGGTACCGGTCCTGGTCGCCTGCTTCCTCTGGCTCGACCGGTACGAGCCGGAGCCGATCAAGTACCTGCTCTTCTGTTTCGGCTGGGGCGCGGCGGTGTCGACCTACTCGGCGCTGAAGGTCAACACGTTCGCGGCCGACGTGGGCCTGCCGGTACCGCTGGTCGGGGTGCTGGTGGCGCCCTTCATCGAGGAGCTGACCAAGGCCCTCGGGCCGTTACTGCTGCTGCTCTACCGGCGTCGGCAGTGGTCCGGCATCACCGACGGAATTGTCTACTGTGGTCTGTCGGCGGTCGGCTTCGCGATGGTGGAGAACATCCTCTACCTCGGCCTGCACGGCTACGCCGACGGCGCCGACCAGTACGGCCCGGCCACCGGTGCGCAGAACGTCTTCGGGATCTTCATCGTGCGGATCCTGATCACCGGCTTCGCCCACCCGCTGTTCACCTCGATGACCGGCGTCGGGCTCGGGATCGCCGCCCGTACCGCCGACATGCGGATCCGGATCCTCACCCCGTTCGCCGGTCTGCTGCTGGCGATGATCCTGCACGGCACCTGGAACCTGACGGCCACGCTGGTGCAGGAGACCGGGGAGGAACTGATCCTGCTCTACGGGTACATCGGCCTGATGGTGCCGATTTTCCTCGGCATGGTCGGGCTGGCGATCTGGCTGCGAAGTTGGGAGGGGCGGCTCACCGAACGTCGACTGCCCGACTACGTACGGGCGGGCTGGCTCACCCCGCCCGAGTTGGCGGCGCTGACCAACATCGGCCGGCGGCACGCGGCCCGTCGCTGGGCCCGCCGGGTGGCCGGCGACGAGGGCTTCAAGGCGATGCGGCGGTTCCAGTTCGCCGCCACCCGGCTGGCGCTGCTGCGCGACGGGCTGACCCGGGGCCTGGACGCCAAGCCGGTGCAGCTGGCTCGGGCCCTGGCCGAGGAACGGGAACTGCTCGGCGCGATACACGACGCCCGGCAGGCCTTCGTCGGGCGCGACCCGCAGGCACCGGTCGGGGTGTGGGACGGCAGCCACTACCACCTGACGTTCCCGGACGGGAGCCTGCGGATCCTGGAGCCCCCGCACGAGCCGGTGGTGCCGATCCCGGTCGTGCTCGGGCCGGCCCGTCCACCGGTACCCGCCGGGGTCGGCTACGGCCCGCCCGGCCCGTACGGCGGACCGCCGACCTTCGGGGCACCACCGGGAGCGTCCTGGCCCGGTCCGCAGCAGCACCGCTGA
- a CDS encoding GroES family chaperonin → MTAEVNNDNGLPIRLLHDRVLVRTEGSEGERRSTAGIVIPATASMGRRLAWATAVGVGPNVRSIVSGDRVLFDPDDRSEVELHGREYVLLRERDVHAVAAQRVETDSTGLYL, encoded by the coding sequence GTGACCGCCGAGGTGAACAACGACAACGGCCTGCCCATCCGACTGCTACACGACCGGGTGCTGGTCCGTACGGAGGGTAGCGAGGGGGAACGGCGCTCGACCGCCGGCATCGTCATCCCGGCCACCGCTTCGATGGGGCGGCGACTGGCCTGGGCGACCGCGGTGGGCGTCGGTCCGAACGTGCGATCCATCGTCTCCGGGGACCGGGTGCTCTTCGACCCGGACGACCGGTCCGAGGTCGAACTGCACGGCCGGGAGTACGTCCTGCTCCGCGAGCGCGACGTGCACGCGGTTGCCGCGCAACGGGTGGAGACCGACTCGACCGGGCTCTACCTCTAG
- a CDS encoding S8 family serine peptidase — MQDGPPPPPDEPSVPPPGPAQPPPPPPPGLAQPPPPPPPGLAQPLPAPAGPEKVPPSVGPAYPTPPPAGPPWPPWPPRPAPPSGPWPVVAAAFVGVWAVLVTVGTQTIVWLVEQVLLVSGLDQPAWTWPATAVVSTLLVGVPAALLAVLPRSPGVRAAGRAWLLGAIVLGAFGLLRAIPLPLPEVYLAALAASAALAAVLIRWRAARVRRRDPRAAQARTEPATIALAVAGGLALLLPWLWVGALGGLLETAFGLLAAAAVGWLAATILDGSFWAGYERPGGAGPAGQAPDRPVGGARLVLVGGLVAGVTLALLAGGIGQPGVQLAALLVLPPAGFAIAALRPGSRPVLRSARPAAELAAGPWFGGTAAVGWLVGIAAAGPLILVDPEEITILLTTTRDVPFWVAVAATGSLAVAVLLGLGYGFGFGRVGAPVPRRLVAGAVAAGLLLASAGVYVGLGSPGWQGERLFVVLREQADLTGMTGAGTGSAGRESRAREVYGRLVATAERSQAGLRRDLDRLRLNYTPYYLVNALEVDGGTAVRAWLAGRDDVAQVRVSQRLRALPAAGSPARGTDPAPAVPGWNLSLIGADRVWSQLGVDGSGVVVGGSDSGVDGSHPALSAGFRGGDDSWFDPWNGSRSPVDQGGHGTHTLATAVGGRNVGVAPGARWVGCVNLDRNLGNPAHYLDCLQFMLAPFPPGADPFRAGRPERAPQVLTNSWGCPEIEGCARDTLRPAADAFAAAGVFFVAAAGNTGPFCGSIDTAPAPYPEVFTVGAVDRQRRVADFSSRGPAAGGAGKPDVVAPGVAVLSALPGGGYGRQSGTSMATPHLAGVVALMWSANPALVGDLETTRRILRESATPAEPTFRSGNDADRCGSERNITGAGLVDAYAAVRAAQQAVRG; from the coding sequence ATGCAGGATGGTCCGCCGCCGCCACCCGACGAGCCGTCCGTGCCGCCACCCGGCCCGGCGCAACCGCCACCACCGCCGCCACCCGGGCTGGCGCAACCGCCACCACCGCCGCCACCCGGGCTGGCGCAACCGCTGCCGGCACCGGCCGGTCCGGAAAAGGTGCCACCGTCGGTCGGCCCCGCCTACCCGACCCCGCCGCCGGCGGGGCCGCCGTGGCCGCCATGGCCGCCGCGACCGGCGCCGCCGAGCGGCCCCTGGCCGGTGGTCGCCGCCGCGTTCGTCGGAGTCTGGGCCGTGCTGGTGACGGTCGGCACGCAGACCATCGTCTGGCTCGTCGAACAGGTCCTGCTCGTTTCCGGGCTCGACCAGCCGGCCTGGACCTGGCCGGCCACCGCAGTGGTGAGCACGCTGCTGGTCGGGGTGCCCGCCGCACTGCTCGCCGTCCTGCCCCGATCCCCCGGGGTACGGGCCGCCGGGCGGGCCTGGCTGCTCGGCGCGATCGTGCTCGGCGCGTTCGGTCTGCTCCGGGCGATTCCGCTGCCGCTGCCCGAGGTGTACCTGGCCGCCCTGGCGGCGTCAGCCGCGCTGGCCGCCGTACTGATCCGGTGGCGTGCCGCCCGAGTCCGGCGCCGTGACCCCCGGGCGGCGCAGGCCCGTACCGAGCCGGCCACCATCGCCCTGGCCGTGGCCGGCGGGCTCGCCCTGCTGTTGCCCTGGCTCTGGGTGGGCGCGCTGGGTGGGCTGCTGGAGACGGCGTTCGGACTGCTCGCGGCGGCGGCTGTCGGCTGGCTGGCCGCCACCATTCTGGACGGATCGTTCTGGGCCGGCTACGAGCGGCCGGGCGGGGCCGGGCCGGCGGGACAGGCGCCGGACCGACCGGTCGGCGGGGCCCGTCTGGTCCTGGTCGGCGGTCTGGTCGCCGGGGTGACCCTGGCTCTCCTGGCGGGTGGGATCGGCCAACCGGGCGTACAGCTCGCCGCGCTGCTCGTACTCCCCCCGGCCGGCTTCGCGATCGCCGCCCTGCGGCCCGGTTCCCGACCCGTGCTCCGCAGCGCCAGGCCGGCGGCCGAACTGGCCGCAGGACCGTGGTTCGGCGGGACCGCCGCAGTCGGCTGGCTGGTCGGGATCGCCGCCGCCGGGCCGCTGATCCTGGTGGATCCGGAGGAGATCACGATCCTGCTCACCACCACCCGGGACGTGCCGTTCTGGGTCGCGGTCGCCGCCACCGGCTCGCTGGCCGTCGCGGTGCTGCTCGGCCTCGGGTACGGCTTCGGCTTCGGCCGGGTCGGCGCACCCGTCCCCCGCCGGCTGGTGGCCGGGGCGGTCGCCGCCGGCCTGCTGCTCGCCTCCGCCGGGGTGTACGTCGGCCTCGGCTCACCCGGCTGGCAGGGCGAGCGGCTGTTCGTGGTGCTGCGGGAGCAGGCGGACCTGACCGGGATGACCGGCGCCGGTACCGGTTCCGCCGGCCGGGAGTCCCGAGCCCGCGAGGTGTACGGCCGGCTCGTCGCCACCGCCGAGCGGTCCCAGGCCGGACTGCGCCGGGACCTGGACCGGCTCAGGCTGAACTACACGCCGTACTACCTGGTCAACGCGCTGGAGGTGGACGGCGGTACGGCCGTACGCGCCTGGCTGGCCGGGCGTGACGACGTGGCCCAGGTACGGGTCAGCCAGCGGTTACGGGCACTGCCCGCCGCCGGCTCCCCGGCCCGGGGGACCGACCCGGCGCCGGCCGTACCGGGATGGAACCTGAGCCTGATCGGCGCCGACCGGGTCTGGTCCCAGCTCGGGGTGGACGGCTCGGGAGTCGTCGTGGGTGGCTCGGACTCCGGTGTGGACGGCAGCCATCCCGCGCTCTCCGCCGGATTCCGGGGCGGTGACGACTCCTGGTTCGACCCGTGGAACGGCTCCCGCTCCCCCGTCGACCAGGGCGGCCACGGCACGCACACCCTGGCCACCGCCGTCGGCGGCCGGAACGTCGGCGTGGCCCCGGGTGCCCGCTGGGTCGGCTGCGTGAACCTCGACCGGAACCTGGGCAACCCCGCGCACTACCTGGACTGCCTACAGTTCATGCTCGCGCCGTTCCCGCCCGGTGCCGACCCGTTCCGGGCCGGACGGCCGGAGCGGGCGCCGCAGGTGCTGACCAACTCGTGGGGCTGCCCGGAGATCGAGGGCTGCGCCCGGGACACCCTGCGGCCGGCCGCCGACGCCTTCGCCGCCGCCGGTGTCTTCTTCGTCGCCGCCGCCGGTAACACCGGCCCGTTCTGCGGATCGATCGACACCGCGCCCGCGCCGTACCCGGAGGTGTTCACCGTGGGGGCGGTGGACCGGCAGCGCCGGGTCGCCGACTTCTCCAGCCGTGGTCCGGCGGCCGGTGGGGCCGGCAAGCCGGACGTGGTCGCGCCCGGCGTCGCCGTGCTGTCGGCCCTGCCCGGCGGCGGGTACGGCAGGCAGAGCGGCACCTCGATGGCGACCCCGCACCTGGCCGGCGTGGTGGCGTTGATGTGGTCGGCGAACCCCGCGCTCGTCGGCGACCTGGAGACCACCCGCCGGATCCTGCGGGAGAGCGCGACGCCGGCCGAGCCGACCTTCCGATCCGGGAACGACGCCGACCGGTGCGGGTCCGAACGCAACATCACCGGGGCCGGCCTGGTCGACGCGTACGCCGCGGTGCGGGCCGCCCAGCAGGCGGTACGCGGCTGA
- a CDS encoding aminotransferase class V-fold PLP-dependent enzyme, with amino-acid sequence MPVPADPNPAGHGPLDVLGVPGQVNLDYAATAPCARAAADAVAELLPWYASVHRGAGALSRRCTLAYERARQQVGDFLGVRPDDHVVFTRNTTDALNLLARVLPPGGKVVTFASEHHANLLPWPVDTVRLPVPGSPGAAVRALDAALRELRRGTDGSAPILVAVTGASNVTGECWPIADLARAAHRHGARIVLDAAQLAPHAEVDISALAVDYVAVSGHKLYAPFGIGVLAGRADWLDAAPPYLAGGGATRTVGPATNDVDWADGPGRHEAGTPNLLGAVALAAVCEALTGADRPALYAREQALLAHLRTGLAATPDVVELRTFDADAPRVGIVSFVVAGRDSAQVAAELAQRWQIGLRDGLFCAHPLARRLLTEAGTRSGRPDLPPTALRASIGLGSTTRQVDRLLAALAALG; translated from the coding sequence GTGCCCGTACCGGCCGATCCGAACCCGGCCGGGCACGGACCGCTGGACGTGCTCGGCGTACCCGGACAGGTCAACCTCGACTACGCCGCCACCGCGCCGTGCGCGCGGGCCGCGGCGGACGCGGTGGCCGAACTGCTGCCCTGGTACGCCAGCGTGCACCGGGGCGCCGGAGCGCTGTCCCGGCGCTGCACCCTCGCCTACGAGCGGGCCCGGCAACAGGTCGGCGACTTCCTCGGGGTACGTCCCGACGACCACGTCGTCTTCACCCGGAACACCACCGACGCGCTCAACCTGTTGGCCAGGGTCCTGCCGCCCGGCGGCAAGGTGGTGACCTTCGCCTCGGAGCACCACGCCAACCTGCTGCCGTGGCCCGTCGACACGGTCCGGCTGCCGGTGCCCGGCTCGCCCGGCGCGGCGGTACGGGCCCTCGACGCCGCACTGCGCGAACTGCGCCGGGGCACCGACGGCAGCGCGCCGATCCTGGTCGCGGTGACCGGGGCCAGCAACGTCACCGGGGAGTGCTGGCCGATCGCCGATTTGGCCCGCGCCGCCCACCGGCACGGCGCGCGGATCGTGCTGGACGCCGCTCAACTCGCCCCGCACGCCGAGGTGGACATCTCCGCCCTCGCGGTCGACTACGTGGCCGTTTCCGGTCACAAGCTGTACGCGCCGTTCGGGATCGGCGTACTGGCCGGGCGGGCGGACTGGCTGGACGCCGCACCGCCGTACCTCGCCGGTGGCGGGGCCACCCGCACGGTCGGTCCGGCCACCAACGACGTCGACTGGGCGGACGGGCCCGGCCGGCACGAGGCCGGTACCCCGAACCTGCTCGGCGCGGTGGCGCTGGCCGCCGTCTGCGAGGCGCTGACCGGCGCGGACCGCCCCGCGCTGTACGCCCGGGAGCAGGCCCTCCTCGCCCACCTGCGTACCGGGCTCGCCGCCACGCCGGACGTGGTCGAACTGCGTACCTTCGACGCGGACGCACCCCGGGTCGGCATCGTCTCGTTCGTGGTCGCCGGCCGGGACTCGGCGCAGGTCGCCGCCGAGCTGGCCCAGCGCTGGCAGATCGGGCTCCGGGACGGTCTCTTCTGCGCGCATCCGCTGGCCCGACGCCTGCTCACCGAGGCGGGCACCCGGAGCGGCCGGCCCGACCTGCCGCCGACCGCGCTGCGCGCGAGCATCGGGCTGGGCAGTACCACCCGGCAGGTGGACCGCCTGCTGGCCGCCCTGGCCGCCCTCGGTTGA
- a CDS encoding winged helix-turn-helix domain-containing protein: MPDPKPVPTHPALALDDTVHQRVRLGILTVLSETRECKFGTLRDELGLTDGNLNRHLRILEQAELLQVIKGYEGRRPCTWLRLTRQGRAALRAEVTALEQLVARLRNAPVDEPEADA; the protein is encoded by the coding sequence GTGCCTGACCCGAAGCCGGTGCCGACACATCCGGCGCTGGCCCTCGACGACACCGTCCACCAGCGGGTCCGACTCGGCATCCTCACCGTGCTGAGCGAGACCCGGGAGTGCAAGTTCGGCACGTTGCGGGACGAACTCGGGCTGACCGACGGCAACCTCAACCGACACCTGCGGATCCTGGAGCAGGCCGAGCTGTTACAGGTGATCAAGGGCTACGAGGGCCGCCGTCCCTGCACCTGGCTCCGGCTGACCCGGCAGGGCCGGGCCGCCCTGCGCGCGGAGGTCACCGCGCTGGAGCAACTGGTGGCACGGCTGCGCAACGCTCCCGTCGACGAACCCGAGGCCGACGCCTGA
- a CDS encoding FAD-binding oxidoreductase, translating into MPDLLDDLRAVLGESAVLTDPDLLRGHQRDEADLCAAGMPAVVVRPRDTAEVVAVLRTAATHGVPVVPQGARTGLAGAANAVDGAVLLSTVAMDEILEVDPVNRIAVVQPGVVNAALAAEVAKHGLRYPPDPGSWESSTIGGNVATNAGGMCCVKYGVTTEYVIGLEVVLATGEVLRTGRRTAKGVAGYDLTRLFVGSEGTLGVITEVTVSLRPAAEESLTLVAVFPSTTAAGQAVAGISAQGLSPSLLELLDRTHLGAIEAYRPMGLRTDAGALLLAAADTGPRAAADLARVAEVCTASGADEVFAATDAAEAAALLQARRLAHPAMERFAAETYPGGNGGLIIDDVAVPRTALAALLDGVARIADEYDIPIGVVGHAGDGNMHPNIVVDRADPASLERGRLAFDAIMELGLSLGGTCTGEHGVGLLKRDWLAREIGPVGVRVHRAIKEALDPIGLLNPGKVL; encoded by the coding sequence ATGCCGGATCTTCTCGACGACCTGCGGGCCGTGCTCGGCGAGTCTGCCGTGCTGACCGACCCCGACCTGCTCCGCGGCCACCAGCGCGACGAGGCGGACCTCTGCGCCGCCGGGATGCCCGCGGTGGTGGTACGGCCGCGCGACACCGCCGAGGTGGTCGCCGTACTCCGGACCGCGGCCACCCACGGTGTCCCGGTGGTTCCGCAGGGCGCCCGGACCGGGCTGGCCGGGGCCGCCAACGCGGTCGACGGCGCCGTGCTGCTCTCCACGGTGGCGATGGACGAGATCCTGGAGGTGGATCCGGTCAACCGGATCGCGGTGGTCCAGCCGGGCGTGGTCAACGCCGCCCTCGCCGCCGAGGTCGCCAAGCACGGCCTGCGGTACCCGCCCGATCCCGGCTCCTGGGAGTCGTCCACCATCGGCGGCAACGTGGCGACCAACGCGGGCGGGATGTGCTGCGTGAAGTACGGCGTCACCACCGAGTACGTGATCGGCCTGGAGGTGGTACTCGCCACCGGCGAGGTGCTGCGTACCGGACGGCGTACCGCGAAGGGGGTCGCCGGGTACGACCTGACCCGGCTGTTCGTCGGCTCGGAGGGCACTCTCGGCGTGATCACCGAGGTGACCGTGTCGTTGCGCCCGGCCGCCGAGGAGTCGTTGACCCTGGTGGCGGTCTTCCCGTCCACCACCGCTGCCGGGCAGGCGGTGGCCGGGATCTCCGCACAGGGGCTCAGCCCGAGCCTGCTGGAGTTGCTGGACCGGACCCATCTCGGCGCGATCGAGGCGTACCGGCCGATGGGGCTGCGTACCGATGCCGGTGCGCTGCTGCTGGCCGCCGCCGACACCGGTCCCCGGGCCGCCGCCGACCTGGCGAGAGTGGCCGAGGTCTGTACGGCGAGCGGTGCCGACGAGGTCTTCGCCGCCACCGACGCGGCGGAGGCCGCCGCGCTGCTCCAGGCCCGCCGGCTGGCCCATCCGGCGATGGAACGGTTCGCCGCCGAGACCTACCCGGGTGGCAACGGTGGGCTGATCATCGACGACGTGGCCGTACCCCGGACCGCACTCGCCGCGCTGCTCGACGGCGTGGCCCGGATCGCCGACGAGTACGACATCCCGATCGGCGTGGTCGGGCACGCCGGGGACGGCAACATGCACCCGAACATCGTGGTCGACCGGGCCGATCCGGCCAGTCTGGAACGTGGGCGACTGGCCTTCGACGCGATCATGGAACTCGGCCTCTCCCTCGGCGGCACCTGCACCGGCGAGCACGGCGTGGGGCTGCTGAAGCGGGACTGGCTGGCCCGGGAGATCGGGCCGGTCGGCGTGCGGGTGCACCGGGCGATCAAGGAGGCGCTCGACCCGATCGGCCTGCTCAACCCCGGCAAGGTCCTCTGA
- a CDS encoding FUSC family protein: MARTPVEVDRERIARLAQEAKKRSRATVRDRWHAVQFNLVLALQAGVAAALAWVGSHELLGNPSPVFAPISAIGTLASSVGQRFRRTIELIIGVAVGIGLGDALVFAAGTGPWQLGVIVFLSIVVTIFLGGGPAVVTQAAATAVLIVTVTPASMENIESPRVIDALIGGFAGLVVLALVLPLNPLRVVDRAARPALGRLTEELSETAEALKSRNASRAQAALDRLRQVEDHLQGFTEALEGGRETSILAPVRWHRRGALTQYVESAEYIEHAVHNSGTLIRRAVTALEDEEPVPEEMSAAVALLAESVRLLRKDLGLGVRPEAAREQALQAIGQAGRAYAEGVGFSGSVVIAQVRTTGSDILRATGIERTEANRLVRRAAGGHAGEAADDALKDPGGRPSDTPSDTPSSEARSTRS; this comes from the coding sequence ATGGCCAGAACGCCCGTGGAGGTCGATCGGGAGCGTATCGCCAGGCTGGCGCAGGAGGCCAAGAAGCGGTCCCGGGCCACCGTGCGGGACCGGTGGCACGCCGTGCAGTTCAATCTGGTGCTCGCGCTCCAGGCCGGGGTCGCGGCGGCGCTGGCCTGGGTCGGCTCGCACGAACTGCTGGGCAATCCGTCGCCGGTCTTCGCACCGATCTCCGCGATCGGCACGCTCGCCTCCTCGGTCGGCCAGCGGTTCCGCCGGACCATCGAGCTGATCATCGGGGTGGCGGTCGGCATCGGCCTCGGCGACGCACTGGTCTTCGCCGCCGGCACCGGGCCCTGGCAGCTCGGCGTGATCGTCTTTCTGTCGATCGTGGTCACCATCTTCCTCGGCGGCGGCCCGGCGGTGGTGACCCAGGCGGCGGCGACCGCGGTGCTGATCGTGACCGTGACCCCGGCGTCGATGGAGAACATCGAGTCACCCCGGGTCATCGACGCGCTGATCGGCGGCTTCGCCGGGCTGGTGGTGCTCGCCCTGGTGCTGCCGCTCAACCCGCTCCGGGTGGTGGACCGGGCGGCCCGACCCGCGCTCGGCCGGCTCACCGAGGAGTTGAGCGAGACCGCCGAGGCGCTCAAGTCCCGGAACGCCTCCCGGGCCCAGGCCGCCCTGGACCGGCTGCGTCAGGTGGAGGACCACCTCCAGGGCTTCACCGAGGCGCTGGAGGGTGGGCGGGAGACCTCCATCCTGGCGCCGGTGCGCTGGCACCGCCGGGGAGCGCTCACCCAGTACGTGGAGAGCGCCGAGTACATCGAGCACGCCGTACACAACAGCGGAACCCTGATCCGGCGGGCGGTCACCGCGCTGGAGGACGAGGAACCGGTGCCGGAGGAGATGTCGGCCGCGGTGGCTCTGCTGGCCGAGTCGGTACGACTGCTGCGCAAGGATCTCGGCCTCGGCGTACGGCCGGAGGCCGCCCGTGAGCAGGCGCTACAGGCGATCGGCCAGGCCGGTCGGGCGTACGCGGAGGGGGTCGGGTTCTCCGGCAGCGTGGTGATCGCGCAGGTGCGTACCACGGGCAGCGACATCCTCCGGGCCACCGGGATCGAACGCACCGAGGCGAACCGGCTGGTACGGCGGGCAGCGGGCGGTCATGCCGGCGAGGCCGCCGACGACGCGCTCAAGGATCCCGGCGGGCGGCCCTCGGACACACCGTCGGACACGCCGTCCTCGGAGGCCCGGTCCACCCGGTCGTGA
- a CDS encoding glycerol-3-phosphate dehydrogenase/oxidase, whose amino-acid sequence MRDPSVSRNTASRLSPSRRTADLRRLRGERFDVLVIGGGVTGAGAALDAASRGLKVALVEARDYASGTSSRSSKLIHGGLRYLEQLEFGLVHEALTERGLLATRLAPHLVRPVPILVPLPPGGGPTGLPGRAWRRSYYGAGVAAYDAFAGVFGGGRGMPLHRHLSREGARRMFPSLRADAIAGAIRYYDGQVDDARLVVTLARTAASLGAAMVTSARVVGLTRQAREVTGVRVRDMEAPPGSPDAEFEVRARTVIAATGVWSDDMAELLGDVGVRRGLRVRASKGVHVVVPRSAITGEAGLILRTPSSVLFVIPWGGHWIIGTTDTDWRLDRAHPAASARDIDYLLDQVNTVLDRPLSTEDIEGVYAGLRPLLSGEADSTSKLSREHAVYEPMLGLLLVAGGKYTTYRVMAADVVDRAARRLGGVRQSRTADLPLLGADGYGALWRDRADLARRHGIQAGVVEHLLERYGNLTNHLLGMVDADPLLGSPLAGAPEYLAAEVAYAARAEGALHLDDVLTRRTRISFETPHRGVESAGHAAEIMGRVLGWDATVRAREVEHYLARVEAERQSQRMPDDATADAARVGAPDVRGFAADRSAEAGMGGVELPG is encoded by the coding sequence GTGCGTGACCCCAGCGTTTCCCGGAACACCGCCAGCCGGCTCTCGCCGTCCCGCCGCACCGCCGACCTGCGTCGGCTGCGCGGCGAACGGTTCGACGTGCTCGTCATCGGGGGTGGCGTGACCGGCGCCGGCGCCGCCCTCGACGCGGCCTCCCGTGGCCTCAAGGTGGCTCTCGTCGAGGCTCGCGACTACGCGTCCGGCACCTCCAGCCGGTCCAGCAAGCTGATCCACGGCGGTCTGCGCTACCTGGAGCAGTTGGAGTTCGGCCTGGTCCACGAGGCGTTGACCGAGCGTGGCCTGCTGGCCACCCGACTCGCGCCCCACCTGGTCCGCCCGGTACCGATCCTGGTCCCGCTGCCGCCCGGCGGCGGACCCACCGGGCTACCCGGCCGGGCCTGGCGACGGTCCTACTACGGCGCCGGAGTCGCCGCCTACGACGCCTTCGCCGGGGTCTTCGGCGGCGGGCGCGGCATGCCGCTGCACCGCCACCTCAGCCGGGAGGGCGCCCGCCGGATGTTCCCGAGCCTGCGCGCCGACGCGATCGCCGGAGCCATCCGCTACTACGACGGCCAGGTCGACGACGCCCGCCTGGTGGTCACCCTCGCCCGCACGGCGGCCAGCCTGGGCGCGGCGATGGTGACCAGCGCCCGGGTCGTCGGACTGACCCGGCAGGCCCGCGAGGTGACCGGGGTACGGGTCCGGGACATGGAGGCGCCGCCCGGGTCACCGGACGCCGAGTTCGAGGTACGGGCCCGCACCGTCATCGCCGCCACCGGCGTGTGGAGCGACGACATGGCGGAGCTGCTCGGCGACGTCGGAGTACGCCGGGGACTGCGGGTACGCGCCTCCAAGGGCGTGCACGTGGTGGTGCCCCGTTCGGCGATCACCGGCGAGGCCGGGCTGATCCTGCGTACGCCCAGTTCGGTGCTGTTCGTGATTCCCTGGGGCGGGCACTGGATCATCGGCACCACCGACACCGACTGGCGGCTCGACCGGGCCCACCCGGCGGCCTCGGCCCGGGACATCGACTACCTGCTCGACCAGGTCAACACCGTACTGGACCGGCCGCTGAGCACCGAGGACATCGAGGGTGTCTACGCCGGGCTGCGCCCGCTGCTCTCCGGCGAGGCCGACTCGACCTCGAAGCTGTCCCGGGAACACGCGGTCTACGAGCCGATGCTCGGACTGCTGCTGGTGGCCGGTGGCAAGTACACCACCTACCGGGTGATGGCCGCCGACGTGGTCGACCGGGCGGCTCGGCGGCTCGGCGGGGTACGCCAGTCGCGTACCGCCGACCTGCCACTGCTCGGCGCGGACGGGTACGGCGCGCTGTGGCGGGACCGGGCCGACCTGGCCCGCCGGCACGGGATCCAGGCCGGCGTGGTCGAACACCTGCTGGAGCGGTACGGCAACCTCACCAACCACCTGCTCGGGATGGTCGACGCCGACCCGCTGCTCGGATCGCCGCTGGCCGGGGCACCGGAGTACCTGGCCGCCGAGGTGGCGTACGCGGCCCGGGCCGAGGGCGCGCTGCACCTCGACGACGTGCTGACCCGGCGTACCCGGATCTCCTTCGAAACCCCGCACCGGGGGGTGGAATCGGCGGGACACGCGGCCGAGATCATGGGCCGGGTGCTCGGCTGGGACGCCACGGTACGGGCCCGCGAGGTCGAGCACTACCTGGCCCGGGTGGAGGCGGAACGGCAGTCACAGCGGATGCCCGACGACGCCACCGCCGACGCGGCCCGGGTCGGTGCCCCCGACGTACGCGGCTTCGCCGCCGACCGGAGTGCCGAGGCCGGGATGGGCGGGGTGGAACTGCCCGGCTGA